One part of the Candidatus Kouleothrix ribensis genome encodes these proteins:
- a CDS encoding LysM peptidoglycan-binding domain-containing protein translates to MPQTLVYILIVFVLFLPVLGAIGLRVAGPRINQRQRYGAATGIFGLALLSALVLARSDVPSLQIGRLSILLPVSAPGDDLAARQADLPTPDVPLEVSPVATAPSVPSPAPAATAAPPPLTPTGTPAPSATPAPTTAPTAAPSATPAPTTAPTATAQPAAPAQRKYTVEAGDTLRSIAAKFDVSVQAIIDANKLTPQEADSLRVGQELIIP, encoded by the coding sequence ATGCCCCAAACGCTGGTCTACATCTTGATCGTGTTCGTGCTATTCCTGCCGGTGCTGGGCGCGATCGGCTTACGGGTTGCCGGCCCGCGCATCAATCAGCGCCAACGCTATGGTGCGGCCACCGGCATCTTTGGCCTGGCGCTGCTGAGCGCGCTGGTGCTGGCGCGCAGCGATGTGCCGAGCCTACAAATCGGCCGGCTGTCGATCTTGCTGCCGGTGTCGGCGCCCGGCGATGACCTGGCCGCCCGCCAGGCCGACCTGCCGACGCCGGATGTGCCGCTCGAAGTGTCGCCGGTTGCGACTGCGCCGAGCGTGCCGTCGCCAGCCCCGGCCGCAACGGCCGCCCCGCCGCCGCTCACACCCACTGGTACACCGGCGCCCAGCGCCACACCCGCGCCGACCACGGCGCCAACTGCGGCGCCCAGCGCCACACCCGCGCCGACCACGGCGCCAACCGCCACAGCGCAGCCGGCGGCACCGGCCCAGCGCAAGTATACGGTCGAAGCGGGCGATACGCTGCGGTCGATCGCCGCAAAGTTCGATGTATCGGTGCAGGCGATTATCGATGCGAACAAACTGACACCACAAGAAGCCGATTCGTTGCGAGTTGGCCAGGAGCTAATCATCCCCTAG
- a CDS encoding valine--tRNA ligase: MTNPASQRPAEMAKAYEAQQVEQRLYDWWEQSGFFRPNIDPSRKPFTLSMPPPNVTGELHMGHAMFVTIEDVIVRWRRMLGEPTLWLPGADHAGIATQSQVEKLLRSEGSSRQQVGRDEFLRRTWEWKARYGGEITRQLRRLGASCDWSRERFTLDPGLSRAVRAAFKRLYDDGLIYRGTYLVNWSPTLQTAVSDLEVEHEERQGSLWFVRYPLAPMADKEIRRPGDNDLNNTAISLSPGLSVSLPGKDWGSGAWAAGTSEWITVATTRPETILGDTAIAVNPDDARYAGLVGRYAIVPALGRRIPIIADSYVDAGFGTGAVKVTPAHDPNDYAMGQRHQLPLINIMNKDATLSEAAGPYAGQDRFVARKNLLADLEREGLLAETRPHTLSLGISQRGGEVIEPLLSEQWFVRARPLAEQALAAVREGRTRIVPERFEKVYFHWLENIQDWCISRQLWWGHRIPVWYTPDGQMIVPGPDDPEPQGDGVYQDPDVLDTWFSSGLWPFSTLGWPDATEDLQYFYPTSVMETGYDILFFWVARMMMLGCYLTDQAPFHTIYLHGLVRDKQGRKMSKSFGNVVNPLEVMDQQGTDALRFTLATSGTPGQDLNLNPERIEAARNFANKIWNITRFVLSKLDAAPTGMPAGSVSDAAHPATLPTFTYTLADRWIRSRYHRLVGDVDRLMRAYNFGEAGRQIHEFLWSEFADWYVELAKVQLEGDAARQQATRAVLYELFEGALRLLHPFMPFVTEEAWQYLTSSQFSVLSSELAQPDQATQHSTLNTQHSIMVAPYPSADLALLDDAAERDFGLLQALIGAVRNLRNEYKVEPARFVPATIVAGPHTAMLQAQRRQLVRLARIDDTQLAIVALLEAKPANSAALVVGEVEVFLPLAGLIDLAAERARLAKELEQAEADVARRMARLGNAGFADKAPATVVQRERDGLAAAQATAAKLRERIQQLDVL, from the coding sequence ATGACAAACCCTGCGTCGCAGCGCCCCGCCGAGATGGCGAAAGCATACGAGGCCCAGCAGGTCGAGCAGCGCCTCTACGATTGGTGGGAGCAATCGGGCTTCTTCAGGCCGAATATCGATCCAAGCCGTAAACCCTTTACACTCTCGATGCCACCGCCGAACGTCACCGGCGAGCTGCACATGGGCCACGCCATGTTCGTGACGATCGAAGACGTGATCGTGCGCTGGCGGCGCATGCTGGGCGAGCCGACGCTATGGCTGCCAGGCGCCGATCACGCCGGCATCGCCACGCAGTCGCAGGTCGAGAAGCTGCTGCGCAGCGAGGGTAGTAGCCGCCAGCAGGTCGGGCGCGACGAGTTTTTGCGGCGCACGTGGGAGTGGAAGGCCAGGTATGGCGGCGAGATCACGCGCCAGCTGCGGCGGCTCGGCGCCTCGTGCGACTGGTCGCGCGAGCGCTTCACGCTCGACCCTGGGCTATCGCGCGCGGTGCGGGCGGCGTTCAAACGGCTGTACGACGACGGCCTGATCTACCGTGGCACCTACCTGGTCAACTGGTCGCCAACCTTGCAGACCGCCGTGAGCGACCTGGAGGTCGAGCACGAGGAGCGCCAGGGCAGCCTGTGGTTCGTGCGCTACCCGCTTGCGCCTATGGCGGACAAGGAGATAAGGCGACCGGGAGACAACGATCTCAACAATACGGCAATCTCCTTGTCTCCCGGTCTGTCGGTCTCGTTGCCTGGAAAGGACTGGGGCTCTGGCGCGTGGGCCGCTGGCACAAGCGAATGGATCACGGTAGCGACCACCCGGCCCGAGACGATCCTGGGCGACACGGCGATTGCGGTCAACCCCGACGACGCGCGCTATGCCGGGCTGGTCGGGCGCTATGCGATCGTGCCGGCGCTCGGCCGGCGCATCCCGATCATCGCCGACAGCTATGTCGATGCCGGGTTTGGCACCGGCGCGGTGAAAGTGACGCCGGCGCACGACCCGAACGACTACGCCATGGGCCAGCGCCACCAGCTGCCGCTGATCAACATCATGAACAAGGACGCGACGCTGAGCGAAGCGGCCGGGCCATACGCCGGGCAAGATCGCTTCGTGGCGCGCAAAAACCTGCTGGCCGACCTCGAACGCGAGGGGTTGCTGGCCGAGACGCGCCCGCACACGCTATCGCTGGGCATCAGCCAGCGCGGCGGCGAGGTGATCGAGCCACTGCTGAGTGAGCAATGGTTCGTGCGCGCCAGGCCGCTGGCCGAGCAGGCGCTGGCGGCGGTGCGCGAAGGCCGCACGCGGATCGTGCCCGAGCGCTTCGAGAAGGTCTACTTCCACTGGCTCGAGAATATTCAGGACTGGTGTATCAGCCGCCAGCTGTGGTGGGGCCACCGCATCCCGGTGTGGTACACGCCCGACGGCCAGATGATCGTGCCGGGGCCAGACGACCCCGAGCCGCAGGGAGATGGCGTGTACCAGGATCCCGACGTGCTCGATACATGGTTCTCGAGCGGGCTGTGGCCGTTCTCGACGCTGGGCTGGCCCGACGCGACCGAGGATCTGCAGTACTTCTACCCAACCAGCGTGATGGAGACCGGCTACGACATCCTGTTCTTCTGGGTGGCGCGCATGATGATGCTGGGCTGCTACCTGACCGACCAGGCGCCGTTCCACACGATCTACCTGCACGGCCTGGTGCGCGACAAGCAGGGCCGCAAGATGAGCAAAAGCTTCGGCAACGTGGTCAACCCGCTCGAAGTGATGGATCAGCAGGGTACCGACGCGCTGCGCTTCACGCTGGCCACCAGCGGCACGCCCGGCCAGGATCTGAACCTGAACCCCGAGCGGATCGAGGCCGCGCGCAACTTCGCGAACAAGATCTGGAATATCACGCGGTTTGTGCTGAGCAAGCTAGACGCCGCGCCGACTGGGATGCCCGCAGGTTCGGTTAGCGACGCCGCGCACCCTGCCACCCTACCAACCTTCACCTATACCCTGGCCGATCGCTGGATTCGCTCGCGCTACCACCGGCTGGTTGGCGATGTCGACCGGCTGATGCGCGCGTACAACTTTGGCGAGGCCGGGCGTCAGATCCACGAGTTTCTGTGGAGCGAGTTCGCCGACTGGTATGTCGAGCTGGCCAAGGTGCAGCTCGAGGGCGACGCGGCGCGCCAGCAGGCCACGCGCGCGGTGTTGTACGAGCTGTTCGAAGGCGCGCTGCGGCTGCTGCACCCATTCATGCCGTTTGTCACCGAAGAAGCCTGGCAGTACCTGACCAGTTCTCAGTTCTCAGTTTTGAGTTCTGAATTAGCGCAGCCCGACCAGGCAACTCAACACTCAACACTCAACACTCAGCACTCCATTATGGTGGCACCCTACCCCAGCGCCGACCTCGCGCTACTTGACGACGCGGCCGAGCGCGATTTCGGGCTGCTCCAGGCGCTGATCGGCGCCGTGCGCAACCTGCGCAACGAGTATAAGGTCGAGCCGGCGCGCTTTGTGCCGGCAACAATCGTGGCCGGGCCGCACACGGCCATGCTGCAGGCGCAGCGTAGGCAGCTGGTGCGCTTGGCGCGCATCGATGACACGCAGCTGGCGATTGTTGCGCTG
- a CDS encoding polysaccharide deacetylase family protein — MASARSTSVPLILLTLLAGVALGWLLHDLFDGAFSAAPPPTAIAAPTPPPASVVPPTPPLATAGAPTASAARPTSAPTASAVRPTSAPTEPPAPTEPPATPAIAGYAGHMVAEGETLESIAAAGGSAPDLIVRYNLLPGAPPVGRALIVPQLEGRAPVIESQPLLVRRGPARRPWVALTLDAGASAEPVAGMLETLRTYGVKLTFFLTGKWMRDNPALTRQIVADGHELANHSFNHPDMRNLSAEAIDSELADTEAIVQETAPGASIRPFFRPPYGAYDERVLRLVEAQGYLPVYWTLDSLDSVGEPKTPEFLIERVTGTLAPEQLRGAIILAHCGSQPTADALPRILDRFAELGFEVKKLSEVLGG; from the coding sequence ATGGCTTCCGCGCGCAGTACCAGCGTGCCACTGATCTTGCTGACGCTGCTGGCCGGCGTCGCGTTGGGCTGGCTGCTGCACGACCTGTTCGATGGTGCGTTTAGTGCCGCGCCGCCGCCAACGGCCATCGCTGCACCCACGCCGCCGCCGGCCAGCGTGGTGCCGCCCACGCCGCCGCTTGCCACCGCCGGTGCGCCAACCGCATCTGCCGCGCGCCCGACCAGCGCGCCAACTGCATCTGCCGTGCGCCCGACCAGCGCGCCAACCGAGCCGCCCGCGCCAACCGAGCCGCCGGCCACCCCGGCGATAGCTGGCTACGCTGGGCATATGGTGGCTGAGGGCGAGACGCTTGAGTCGATCGCGGCGGCCGGCGGCAGCGCCCCCGATCTGATCGTGCGCTACAACCTGTTGCCTGGCGCACCGCCGGTGGGGCGCGCACTGATCGTGCCGCAGCTCGAGGGCCGAGCACCCGTGATCGAGAGCCAGCCGCTGCTGGTGCGGCGCGGCCCGGCCCGCCGGCCGTGGGTTGCGCTCACGCTCGATGCCGGCGCTAGTGCCGAGCCGGTGGCGGGCATGCTCGAGACACTGCGCACGTATGGCGTCAAGCTGACCTTCTTTCTGACCGGCAAGTGGATGCGCGATAACCCGGCGCTGACGCGCCAGATCGTAGCCGACGGGCACGAGCTTGCCAACCACAGCTTCAACCACCCCGACATGCGCAACCTGAGCGCCGAGGCGATCGACAGCGAGCTGGCCGACACCGAGGCGATCGTGCAGGAGACGGCGCCGGGTGCCTCGATCCGGCCGTTCTTCCGCCCGCCGTATGGTGCCTACGACGAGCGCGTGCTGCGGCTGGTTGAGGCGCAGGGCTACCTGCCGGTGTACTGGACGCTCGATAGCCTCGACTCGGTCGGTGAGCCGAAGACCCCCGAGTTCCTGATCGAACGCGTCACCGGCACGCTCGCGCCCGAGCAGCTGCGCGGCGCGATCATCCTGGCGCACTGCGGCAGCCAGCCCACCGCCGACGCGCTGCCGCGCATCCTCGACCGGTTTGCCGAGCTGGGATTCGAGGTGAAGAAGCTATCGGAGGTGCTGGGGGGGTAA
- a CDS encoding alginate lyase family protein, which yields MNDRNDHVHRSQRTSRARVLAQIFGTLFLVTCLLASVIAVGLPGASRASSDQPTINAAEDTYATSSAPGRSYAGSSRLEVRNDPRTLIFLKFAVQGYAAGSISNAHLRLYSATTSRSPVGLKLYSIDSSWSEGDLTWQAQPALGTPLAEIAPAPIKNRQWVDFDLGAAIGGDGVYSFAIASDSNERLQFRSTKKREAPQLVLTLAPGAVPGDTSQPTTPPDPADDTDSAPDEDLPPADPNLASPDTSASLVAAAAANTTVLVQPATGGYLGSTAELAQRNQLAAQGVEPYKSAVADAIKFANSKLSSSPAPQEPLNISGTTGAFVDDTAAAYGLALGYAATGNARYAQKARDFIMAWVTKTKTTKNTCPNSGSCQTSLIIGRVAPGFVFAANLIRPSGAFSTADDQAFRTWLRTVILPTASVRTNNWGDAGTFMRAAVTDYLGDAAGFSAALTKWKQLVDLIAADGHIPEETRRGSSGLNYTQEALDYKIAVAVIAQRRGIDLWSYGRFKLAVDYAAKYVVNPSSWPWASGASASIHPLWEIAYQQWRNPAYQPIIKQRRPYGSTGHSAVRWVTLTNGIPF from the coding sequence ATGAACGATCGTAACGACCATGTCCATCGCTCGCAGCGCACCAGCCGCGCCCGCGTGCTTGCGCAGATCTTCGGTACATTGTTCCTGGTCACCTGTCTACTTGCCAGCGTGATCGCCGTCGGCCTGCCGGGCGCATCACGCGCGTCGAGCGACCAGCCGACGATCAACGCTGCCGAGGATACCTACGCCACCAGCAGCGCGCCGGGCCGCAGCTACGCCGGTTCGTCGCGGCTCGAGGTGCGCAACGACCCACGTACGCTGATCTTCCTGAAGTTCGCCGTGCAGGGCTACGCTGCCGGCAGCATCAGCAACGCTCACCTGCGGCTGTATAGTGCAACCACCAGCCGCAGCCCGGTCGGCCTGAAGCTGTATAGCATCGACAGCAGCTGGAGCGAAGGCGACCTCACCTGGCAAGCCCAGCCGGCGCTCGGCACGCCGCTCGCCGAGATCGCGCCCGCGCCAATCAAGAACCGCCAGTGGGTCGATTTCGACCTGGGCGCGGCGATCGGTGGCGATGGCGTGTATAGCTTCGCAATCGCGTCGGACTCGAACGAGCGCCTACAGTTCCGCTCGACCAAGAAGCGCGAGGCGCCGCAGCTGGTGCTAACGCTGGCGCCGGGCGCGGTACCGGGCGATACGTCCCAGCCAACAACGCCGCCCGACCCGGCCGACGACACCGACAGCGCGCCTGACGAGGATCTGCCCCCGGCCGACCCCAACCTGGCCAGCCCCGACACCAGTGCCAGCCTGGTCGCGGCAGCTGCCGCAAACACCACAGTGCTGGTGCAGCCGGCCACGGGTGGCTACCTTGGCAGCACTGCCGAGCTGGCCCAGCGCAACCAGCTGGCCGCTCAGGGTGTCGAACCGTACAAATCGGCCGTCGCCGACGCGATCAAGTTTGCCAATAGTAAACTCAGCAGCTCACCGGCGCCGCAAGAGCCGCTCAACATCTCTGGCACCACCGGCGCGTTCGTCGACGACACCGCTGCCGCCTATGGCCTGGCCCTGGGCTATGCCGCCACCGGCAACGCCCGCTATGCGCAGAAAGCGCGCGACTTTATCATGGCCTGGGTGACGAAGACCAAGACCACCAAGAACACCTGCCCAAACAGCGGCTCGTGCCAGACCTCGCTAATCATCGGCCGCGTGGCGCCGGGCTTCGTGTTCGCCGCCAACCTGATCAGGCCCTCCGGCGCGTTTAGCACCGCCGACGACCAGGCCTTCCGCACGTGGCTGCGCACGGTCATCCTACCAACCGCCTCGGTGCGCACGAACAACTGGGGCGATGCTGGCACGTTCATGCGCGCCGCCGTGACGGACTACCTGGGCGATGCCGCTGGCTTCAGCGCCGCGCTGACCAAGTGGAAGCAGCTGGTCGACCTGATCGCCGCCGACGGGCACATCCCCGAAGAGACTCGCCGCGGATCGAGCGGCCTGAATTACACCCAGGAAGCGCTCGACTACAAGATCGCGGTGGCGGTGATCGCGCAGCGACGTGGGATCGATCTGTGGAGCTATGGCCGCTTCAAGCTGGCGGTCGACTACGCCGCGAAGTATGTGGTCAACCCCTCGTCGTGGCCGTGGGCCTCGGGGGCATCGGCCAGCATCCACCCGCTGTGGGAGATCGCCTATCAGCAGTGGCGCAACCCGGCCTACCAGCCGATCATCAAGCAGCGTCGCCCGTACGGCTCGACTGGACACTCGGCGGTGCGCTGGGTCACACTCACCAACGGCATCCCGTTCTAG
- a CDS encoding alginate lyase family protein: MRLAFDQAVDLLRPARHWLGLVLAAMMLAGCAGATAPAAPTPRAGPAALPATAVPATPTKGPLAQPSAQPRGSIDPQAYLAMPTLARGYLTSPNELRRIAALAAAGREPYKTAVKAELGFAADTLKRKPPDVPELININDDIDAPKYISIGAKNAYAWALAYNLLRDRDPARADAYAQAARDWIMGMPERQTRVKDYDHNTRLNLSVYMQNFVYSADLLADWTAPGASQPFAASDDAQLLKRWLGEVIIRYPYNAAFTRVNNWGAWARLTSAVIADYVGDAAPLYVQGMAKTVDGAYEVDSAAACDSGEIQNCVTVDAKTIYADAIRLHYEMVDGRMREFTFSSCDGNGSQSMIRADGGLPDELRRQYACDTTRIDDPYGAAARYSQFAIEAMVSLAEVAWRRGDPGIYTHIDASTGRGALYRAVQFLIANNVTLTRGSMLEMVNRFYTYQLGSERDATARREYEQLLGNDLPGILKRQDEWPEGPGFVSFGTLTHGFDPAETLAPPPTTLPR, translated from the coding sequence ATGCGACTGGCGTTCGATCAAGCCGTGGATCTGCTGCGGCCGGCGCGGCACTGGCTAGGCCTGGTGCTGGCTGCTATGATGCTGGCCGGCTGTGCCGGGGCCACCGCGCCGGCCGCGCCGACCCCGCGCGCAGGGCCGGCTGCGCTGCCGGCCACTGCTGTGCCAGCCACACCGACGAAAGGGCCGCTCGCTCAGCCAAGCGCCCAACCACGTGGCAGCATCGACCCACAGGCCTACCTGGCCATGCCGACACTGGCGCGCGGCTACCTGACTTCGCCGAACGAGCTGCGCCGGATCGCTGCATTAGCAGCGGCCGGCCGTGAGCCATACAAAACGGCGGTGAAAGCCGAGCTGGGCTTCGCGGCCGACACGCTCAAGCGCAAGCCGCCCGATGTGCCCGAGCTGATCAATATCAACGACGACATCGACGCGCCGAAGTACATCTCGATCGGCGCGAAGAATGCATACGCCTGGGCGCTGGCCTATAACCTGCTGCGTGATCGCGACCCCGCGCGGGCCGATGCATATGCACAGGCTGCGCGCGACTGGATCATGGGCATGCCCGAGCGCCAGACGCGCGTCAAAGACTACGACCACAACACGCGCCTCAACCTGTCGGTGTATATGCAGAACTTCGTCTACAGCGCCGACCTGCTGGCCGATTGGACTGCGCCAGGTGCCAGCCAGCCATTCGCCGCCAGCGACGACGCGCAGCTGCTGAAGCGCTGGCTGGGCGAGGTGATCATACGCTACCCCTATAACGCGGCCTTCACTCGCGTGAACAACTGGGGCGCCTGGGCGCGGCTGACCTCGGCAGTGATTGCCGATTATGTCGGCGACGCAGCGCCACTGTATGTGCAGGGCATGGCCAAGACCGTCGACGGCGCCTACGAGGTTGACTCCGCAGCGGCATGCGACTCAGGCGAGATCCAGAACTGTGTCACAGTCGATGCGAAGACAATCTATGCCGACGCCATCCGGCTGCACTACGAGATGGTCGATGGGCGGATGCGCGAGTTCACCTTCTCGAGCTGCGACGGCAACGGCTCGCAATCGATGATCCGCGCCGATGGTGGCCTGCCCGACGAGTTGCGGCGCCAGTATGCGTGTGACACCACCAGGATCGACGACCCGTACGGTGCGGCGGCGCGCTACTCGCAGTTCGCGATCGAGGCGATGGTGTCGCTGGCCGAGGTGGCCTGGCGGCGTGGCGACCCCGGCATCTACACGCATATCGACGCGAGCACCGGCCGGGGCGCGTTGTACCGCGCCGTGCAGTTCCTGATCGCCAACAATGTGACGCTGACGCGCGGCTCGATGCTCGAGATGGTTAATCGCTTCTACACCTACCAGCTCGGCTCAGAGCGCGATGCGACGGCCCGGCGCGAATATGAGCAGCTGCTTGGCAATGATCTACCGGGTATTCTGAAGCGCCAGGATGAATGGCCCGAGGGTCCCGGCTTCGTGAGCTTTGGCACGCTGACACACGGCTTCGACCCGGCCGAGACGCTGGCTCCACCACCGACGACACTGCCGCGTTAG
- a CDS encoding endonuclease MutS2 yields MSISAQTLETLEFPKILDRLARHTAFSASRELALGLQPTTDAYQIRRQIALTSEARHLLDERPDISIGGARDIRGPVGLARRGGVLEASVLLEVSATLASGRRLRGQLLKLDVATFGLLNELAHDLPSLPAVEDAITTTIGDDGTVLDSASPLLGRLRSDIRVAYGRLHDKLQNMISSTQYADALQEPIITVRNGRYVLPVKAAHKRNLRGLVHDQSASGATLYIEPLVIVELNNRWRELQLAEEEEVARILAELSGRVGEHAQAIVAGVEAIAQIDLGLAKAKYALALRCVAPEIRDVEGSAATDTPNIPSSNVPHANAPLVLTQARHPLLDQHTVVPTDLVLGGDFRILLITGPNTGGKTVALKTCGLLALMAQAGLHVPAAAPARLPVFGQIFADIGDEQSIEQSLSTFSSHMTNIVRILGALEQARADWQSAEPEAALVLLDELGAGTDPVEGAALARAIIERLLELRVLGVATTHYAELKAFAYATAGVENGSVEFDVETLAPTYRLTIGIPGRSNALAIATRLGLEPGLVERARSMMAREDTQVEDLLAGIHRERAASAAELQRVEDLRADAEKYRDRLAAELREFEQRRDAEWQGARDQIDDELREVRGQLRRLRDEFRSVSLTRQWMEEAEQRLQQVQSQAKDVQRPPLPKIAEAVAAPAPAEPAAEPIRPLQAGDTVLVRSVGLVGEILSIDEDDSTAEVQVGGFRMQANLAELRRETRGERKSRSDARRAEPSRATLPAAPDVAINFDMRGWRAGEVADKLERYLNDAYLAGLPFVRLIHGKGTGALRQIVRDVLKAHPLVASFGGGGADGGEGVTVARMAER; encoded by the coding sequence ATGTCAATCAGCGCGCAAACACTCGAGACGCTTGAGTTTCCCAAGATCCTCGATCGCCTGGCCCGCCACACCGCGTTTTCGGCCTCGCGCGAGCTGGCCCTGGGCCTGCAGCCAACCACCGACGCCTACCAGATCCGCCGGCAGATCGCGCTGACCAGCGAGGCGCGGCATCTGCTCGACGAGCGGCCCGACATCAGCATTGGCGGCGCGCGCGATATTCGTGGCCCGGTTGGGCTGGCGCGCCGCGGCGGGGTGCTCGAGGCCAGCGTGCTGCTCGAGGTCAGCGCGACGCTGGCCAGCGGGCGGCGCTTACGCGGCCAGCTGCTGAAGCTCGACGTGGCGACCTTCGGGCTGCTGAACGAGCTGGCGCATGACCTGCCGAGCCTGCCGGCGGTTGAGGATGCGATCACCACCACAATCGGCGACGACGGCACGGTGCTCGACAGTGCCAGCCCACTGCTGGGGCGGCTGCGCAGCGACATTCGCGTGGCCTACGGGCGCCTGCACGACAAGCTGCAGAACATGATCAGCTCGACCCAGTATGCCGACGCGCTGCAAGAGCCGATCATCACGGTGCGTAACGGCCGCTACGTGCTGCCGGTGAAAGCCGCGCACAAGCGCAATCTGCGCGGCCTGGTACACGACCAGTCGGCCAGTGGTGCGACGCTGTATATCGAGCCGCTAGTGATTGTCGAGCTGAACAATCGCTGGCGCGAGCTACAGCTGGCCGAGGAAGAGGAGGTCGCGCGCATTCTGGCCGAGCTTTCGGGCCGGGTGGGCGAGCACGCCCAGGCGATCGTGGCCGGCGTCGAGGCGATTGCGCAGATCGACCTGGGGTTGGCCAAAGCCAAGTACGCGCTGGCGCTCAGGTGTGTGGCGCCCGAGATACGCGACGTTGAAGGTTCTGCCGCCACGGATACACCCAACATTCCATCTTCGAACGTGCCGCATGCGAACGCCCCGCTGGTGCTGACTCAGGCGCGCCACCCGCTGCTCGACCAGCACACAGTCGTGCCGACCGACCTGGTGCTGGGCGGCGATTTTCGGATTCTGCTGATCACCGGGCCGAACACCGGCGGCAAGACCGTGGCGCTGAAGACATGCGGGCTGCTGGCGCTGATGGCCCAGGCCGGGCTGCACGTGCCAGCGGCGGCACCGGCGCGGCTGCCGGTGTTCGGCCAGATCTTCGCCGACATTGGCGACGAGCAGAGCATCGAGCAGAGCCTGTCGACCTTCTCATCGCATATGACCAATATTGTGCGCATCCTCGGCGCGCTCGAGCAGGCCCGTGCCGATTGGCAATCGGCCGAACCGGAGGCGGCGCTTGTGCTGCTCGACGAGCTAGGCGCCGGCACCGACCCGGTTGAGGGCGCGGCGCTGGCGCGCGCGATTATCGAGCGGCTGCTCGAGCTGAGGGTGCTGGGCGTCGCCACCACGCACTACGCCGAGCTGAAGGCCTTCGCCTACGCTACCGCAGGCGTCGAAAATGGTTCGGTCGAGTTCGATGTCGAGACGCTGGCGCCGACCTACCGGCTGACGATCGGCATTCCAGGGCGCTCGAACGCGCTGGCAATCGCCACACGGCTGGGCCTCGAGCCAGGGCTGGTCGAGCGGGCGCGCAGCATGATGGCGCGCGAGGATACCCAAGTCGAGGATCTGCTGGCTGGCATCCACCGCGAGCGCGCGGCCAGCGCGGCCGAGCTGCAGCGGGTGGAGGATCTGCGCGCTGATGCCGAGAAGTATCGCGATCGGCTGGCGGCCGAGCTGCGCGAGTTCGAGCAGCGCCGTGATGCCGAGTGGCAGGGCGCGCGCGACCAGATCGACGACGAGCTGCGCGAAGTGCGGGGCCAGCTGCGCCGCCTGCGCGACGAATTTCGCTCGGTGTCGCTCACGCGCCAGTGGATGGAAGAGGCTGAGCAGCGCCTGCAGCAGGTGCAAAGCCAGGCGAAGGATGTGCAGCGCCCGCCGTTGCCCAAAATCGCCGAAGCCGTGGCTGCACCCGCGCCAGCCGAACCGGCGGCCGAGCCGATCCGGCCGCTCCAAGCCGGCGATACTGTGCTGGTGCGCTCGGTGGGGCTGGTGGGCGAGATCCTCTCGATCGACGAGGACGACAGCACCGCCGAGGTGCAGGTGGGCGGCTTTCGCATGCAGGCCAACCTGGCCGAGCTGCGGCGCGAGACGCGCGGCGAGCGCAAGTCGCGCTCGGATGCGCGCCGGGCCGAGCCAAGCCGGGCCACGCTGCCGGCCGCGCCCGATGTGGCCATCAACTTCGACATGCGCGGCTGGCGCGCGGGCGAGGTGGCCGACAAGCTCGAGCGCTACCTGAACGACGCCTACCTGGCCGGGCTGCCGTTCGTGCGCCTGATCCACGGCAAGGGCACGGGGGCGCTGCGCCAGATCGTACGCGACGTGCTCAAAGCGCACCCGCTGGTGGCCTCGTTCGGCGGCGGCGGCGCCGATGGCGGCGAGGGCGTGACCGTCGCGCGCATGGCCGAGCGTTGA
- a CDS encoding CvpA family protein produces MNGTDLMFILLLLGGLALGFFQGTLKLVIAIIAFYVGIVLASLYFQPIGNFFRVRFNSSTEVGQITAFAVVLVVSFLLLTGAGLYTFRYFRMPAGLDFFDKILGTLLGMLMAALFMGILAVLLKDLFVFRSPATSASLPFVISMQSSVRGSTLVRFFGENILQLIYTSVRPVLPRDADIIFRVR; encoded by the coding sequence ATGAATGGCACTGACCTGATGTTCATCTTGCTCTTGCTGGGTGGCCTGGCGCTTGGTTTCTTCCAAGGCACGCTCAAGCTGGTGATCGCGATCATCGCGTTCTATGTTGGGATCGTGCTGGCGAGCCTGTACTTCCAGCCGATCGGCAACTTCTTCCGGGTGCGCTTCAACAGCAGCACCGAGGTTGGCCAGATCACGGCGTTTGCCGTGGTGCTGGTGGTGAGCTTTCTGTTGCTGACGGGCGCCGGCCTGTACACCTTTCGCTACTTCCGCATGCCGGCGGGCCTAGACTTCTTCGACAAGATCCTGGGTACATTGCTGGGCATGCTCATGGCCGCGCTGTTTATGGGCATCCTGGCGGTTCTGCTCAAGGATCTGTTCGTTTTCCGCAGCCCGGCAACCAGCGCCTCGCTGCCGTTCGTCATCTCGATGCAGAGCAGCGTGCGCGGATCGACACTCGTACGATTCTTCGGCGAGAACATCTTGCAGTTGATCTACACCTCGGTGCGGCCGGTGCTGCCGCGTGACGCCGACATTATTTTCCGAGTACGATAG